The Parashewanella tropica genome window below encodes:
- a CDS encoding sulfatase yields MKLNTKTLALSLGSFILSCSLFPSVAATKAPSTFEKQPNIIFILADDQGWKDVGFNGAEFYETPNIDRLASEGMTFTDAYSAGPNCAPTRASFISGSYTPRHKIYTPGAASKGDPRLMKLKVVLDDKRLKSFGFKSGPRPFEVLNDLTPSTTSVAEVLKQAGYTSARFGKWHVGKDTQGFDISSSDGIAGPEGKYYNDADASVRITDASVNFIKQNKDKPFFLFMSYWDVHIPLVADPKVVKKYKNKLKDHPLHSSGRKYNPTYAAMVEAVDTGVGRVLKTLDHYQLDENTLVIYTSDNGGLNNISINAPLRGGKGSLYEGGIRVPFAARWTGTIKPNSKSSTPINTVDMLPTFADIAKTSLSKVKQPLDGISILPALKGQDVESRSLFWHYPLYLSGKGLQNYTPEPLSKNANTGWRGKPASAIRSGDWKLIEYFDDGHLELYNVKQDLSESQNLASQYPKVAKKLQDELIQWRKDTQAVVPEKGRPDYRKR; encoded by the coding sequence ATGAAGCTAAATACAAAAACTCTCGCGCTTTCATTAGGCAGTTTCATTCTGTCTTGTAGCCTCTTCCCCAGTGTTGCGGCAACCAAAGCGCCTAGTACATTTGAAAAACAACCCAATATCATCTTTATTCTGGCGGATGATCAAGGTTGGAAAGATGTTGGCTTTAATGGCGCAGAATTCTATGAAACGCCTAATATTGACCGACTTGCTAGTGAAGGCATGACCTTTACCGATGCCTATAGCGCTGGCCCAAACTGCGCACCAACTCGTGCATCATTTATTTCGGGTAGCTACACCCCAAGACATAAGATCTATACGCCAGGTGCGGCATCGAAAGGCGATCCACGCTTAATGAAACTCAAAGTGGTATTGGATGACAAGCGCCTTAAATCTTTTGGCTTTAAATCAGGCCCTCGCCCATTTGAAGTATTAAATGATTTAACCCCAAGTACCACCAGTGTCGCTGAAGTGCTAAAGCAGGCGGGATACACCAGTGCTCGTTTTGGGAAATGGCACGTTGGAAAAGATACCCAAGGCTTTGATATCAGTAGTAGTGATGGTATCGCAGGCCCAGAGGGCAAATATTATAACGATGCCGATGCATCCGTTCGTATCACCGATGCCAGTGTCAATTTCATTAAACAGAATAAAGATAAGCCTTTCTTCTTGTTTATGTCGTATTGGGATGTTCATATTCCGTTAGTGGCCGATCCTAAAGTCGTCAAAAAGTACAAAAACAAGCTTAAAGATCACCCTCTTCACAGCAGTGGTCGCAAATACAACCCAACGTATGCGGCGATGGTTGAAGCAGTTGATACAGGTGTAGGTCGAGTGTTGAAAACATTGGATCACTATCAACTTGATGAAAACACCCTTGTGATATATACCTCTGACAATGGCGGTCTGAATAATATCTCCATCAATGCGCCATTACGTGGTGGTAAAGGCTCACTGTATGAAGGCGGTATTCGTGTCCCATTTGCCGCTCGCTGGACAGGAACCATCAAACCCAACAGCAAATCATCAACCCCAATCAATACCGTTGATATGCTGCCAACGTTTGCTGATATTGCCAAAACATCATTATCAAAAGTTAAGCAGCCATTAGATGGCATCAGCATTCTGCCTGCTCTGAAAGGGCAAGACGTAGAATCACGTTCATTATTTTGGCATTACCCACTTTACCTTTCAGGAAAAGGCTTACAAAACTATACGCCTGAGCCTTTAAGCAAAAATGCCAATACGGGGTGGAGAGGCAAGCCAGCCAGTGCCATTCGCTCAGGCGATTGGAAGCTCATTGAATATTTCGATGATGGACACCTTGAACTGTATAACGTTAAACAAGACCTCAGCGAAAGCCAAAATCTCGCCAGCCAATATCCGAAGGTTGCCAAAAAACTACAGGATGAACTTATCCAATGGCGTAAAGACACTCAAGCCGTAGTGCCAGAAAAAGGCCGCCCTGATTACAGAAAAAGATAA
- a CDS encoding FadR/GntR family transcriptional regulator, producing the protein MATNIKHNLTYQLTHDLGKAIVTGTYKVNESLPTEAELSVEYDVSRSATREAVKMLSAKGLITSRPKKGITVLPEESWNMFDTDVLGWILSSNPSLKVLKSFTEVRAAIEPSAAALAAVNATDEEIAEIAYALERMKAAETGLDDPLDSDIAFHTGLLKASGNPFIIQLTDFISTALKVSIRYTNATKGATGDIEAHTQILNAIKSGEPDTARQCVKEILDEAIELINSNL; encoded by the coding sequence ATGGCTACAAATATAAAGCATAACTTAACCTATCAATTGACGCATGATTTAGGTAAAGCAATTGTAACAGGGACTTATAAGGTTAATGAAAGTTTGCCCACAGAGGCAGAATTGTCTGTGGAATATGATGTTAGTCGCAGCGCAACACGAGAAGCAGTTAAAATGCTCTCGGCAAAAGGTTTGATCACATCAAGACCGAAAAAAGGGATCACGGTATTACCAGAAGAAAGCTGGAATATGTTTGATACCGATGTTTTGGGGTGGATCTTGAGCAGTAACCCATCACTGAAAGTATTGAAATCATTTACCGAAGTTCGCGCTGCCATTGAACCGAGTGCAGCAGCACTAGCAGCAGTCAATGCGACTGATGAAGAAATTGCTGAAATCGCCTATGCACTCGAACGCATGAAAGCCGCAGAAACAGGCTTAGATGATCCTTTAGATTCCGATATCGCCTTCCATACTGGTTTGTTAAAAGCCAGTGGTAATCCGTTTATTATTCAATTAACGGATTTTATTAGTACTGCGCTTAAAGTCAGTATTCGTTATACCAATGCAACGAAAGGTGCGACTGGCGATATTGAAGCGCATACACAGATTTTGAATGCGATTAAATCGGGTGAGCCTGATACAGCACGACAATGTGTGAAAGAGATTTTGGACGAAGCAATAGAGCTGATTAATTCTAATCTGTAG
- a CDS encoding SDR family NAD(P)-dependent oxidoreductase gives MGKLVVATTQYHCLTNKTVFITGGASGIGAAVIRAFLQQGAKVAFVDINLEAAVDLVEAFSEKKQDIWFRQLDISHTHELRQAITDAQQHFGGFDVLINCAADDTRFDTSDITLAQWNDSLNINLTPAFTAAQSAYKIMQSQQSGSIINFGSINALIGMENMAPYITAKAGLMGMTKALAKDFGKDNIRVNAILPGWVATQKQLDSWLTDEQEQKWMEHLAIKKRIQPEDVANLALFLASNQSTLITGQCISVDAGRT, from the coding sequence ATGGGTAAGTTAGTGGTAGCAACAACTCAATATCATTGTTTAACCAACAAGACCGTTTTTATTACGGGCGGTGCATCAGGAATAGGTGCAGCTGTGATCCGTGCTTTTTTACAGCAAGGCGCGAAGGTCGCTTTTGTCGATATAAACCTTGAAGCCGCTGTTGATTTAGTAGAAGCCTTCTCTGAAAAAAAGCAGGATATTTGGTTTCGTCAATTAGACATTAGCCATACCCATGAATTACGACAAGCCATTACTGATGCCCAACAACATTTTGGTGGTTTTGATGTATTGATCAATTGTGCCGCTGATGATACTCGATTCGATACTTCTGATATCACACTCGCACAATGGAACGATAGTTTAAATATAAACTTAACTCCTGCTTTTACTGCGGCTCAATCCGCATACAAAATAATGCAGTCTCAGCAAAGCGGCAGCATCATTAATTTTGGTTCCATCAATGCCTTAATTGGCATGGAAAATATGGCACCTTATATTACCGCTAAAGCAGGATTAATGGGGATGACCAAAGCACTCGCTAAAGATTTTGGCAAAGATAATATTCGAGTTAATGCCATTCTTCCGGGCTGGGTGGCGACTCAAAAACAACTCGATTCTTGGCTGACGGATGAGCAAGAACAAAAATGGATGGAGCATTTAGCCATAAAAAAACGCATTCAACCCGAAGATGTTGCGAACTTAGCGCTTTTTTTAGCGTCAAACCAAAGTACGTTAATTACTGGGCAGTGTATTTCAGTTGATGCGGGGAGGACTTAA
- the lepB gene encoding signal peptidase I, protein MKSWLLKSFKDNRGLFIFLVLMSVFRSAVADWYTVPTGSMKPTILEGDRILANKMAYDIRIPFTHTSLYKMSDPQRGDIIIFESKVADERLIKRVIGIPGDVIELKENQLIINGQPLPYQTILSNGSVNDRQENLLGIKHKIRTDKANSQYSSFHSVTVPHGHYLVLGDNRDHSADSRMIGFVPRNEIIGRSKQVVMSLNYDNYYLPRSNRFLQDL, encoded by the coding sequence ATGAAAAGCTGGCTACTTAAAAGCTTCAAAGATAATAGAGGCTTGTTCATTTTTCTTGTTCTAATGAGTGTATTTCGTAGTGCGGTGGCCGATTGGTATACCGTACCAACAGGCTCAATGAAACCCACCATATTGGAAGGTGACAGAATTTTAGCCAATAAAATGGCTTATGATATCCGTATACCCTTCACTCACACTTCGCTTTATAAAATGTCTGATCCACAGCGTGGTGACATTATTATCTTTGAATCAAAAGTGGCTGATGAAAGGCTGATAAAACGGGTAATTGGCATACCTGGTGATGTGATTGAATTAAAAGAAAATCAATTGATTATCAATGGTCAACCATTGCCTTATCAAACCATTTTGAGTAACGGCTCAGTAAATGACAGACAAGAAAATTTATTGGGGATAAAGCATAAAATTAGAACCGATAAAGCAAATTCACAATATTCTAGTTTTCACAGTGTTACTGTTCCACATGGGCACTATCTCGTCCTTGGAGACAATCGAGATCACAGTGCCGATTCACGAATGATTGGCTTTGTGCCAAGAAATGAAATTATCGGCAGGAGCAAGCAAGTGGTGATGTCGCTGAATTACGATAACTATTATCTGCCACGATCTAATCGGTTTCTTCAAGATCTATAA
- a CDS encoding sulfatase family protein: MAKKLTTAVATALVLLSAGCSKQSTPESSVEKAATEKQQKPNLIVLYVDDLGYGDVGAYGAKGVETPNIDKLAAGGVMFTDAHSSSATCTPSRYSLLTGEHGFRNDAAILPGDAPLLIRPGKKTLPSLLKQQGYATAVVGKWHLGLGNGSVDWNTDVKPGPLEIGFDYSFLLPATGDRVPTVYLENHNVVNLDKNDPITVSYHEKVGNKPTGLTHPELLKYPADLEHSETIVNGISRMGSMTGGEKALWKDEEFADIFTEKAVKFIRANKNQPFFLFHSYHDIHVPRMPHERFKGKSSMGPRGDAIVQMDWISGEIVKELERLGIDDNTMIVFTSDNGPVLHDGYFDQAKELVGDHKPGGVYRGGKYGAYEGATRVPTIVYWKGKIQPTESDALISQMDLYASFAKLINAPLAEGEAQDSHDFLDVFMGKSHTAREYLIEESVGTTSLRYKNWKLIDKASKIPDWIADKKMDVGFSNEPQLFDLSKDPSEKNDIAAEHPELVKQLQQKIQDIKQNGY, encoded by the coding sequence ATGGCAAAAAAGTTAACCACAGCCGTAGCAACAGCGTTAGTACTGTTATCAGCCGGTTGTAGCAAACAAAGTACCCCTGAGTCGTCAGTTGAAAAAGCGGCGACTGAAAAACAACAAAAGCCAAACTTGATCGTGCTTTATGTCGATGATCTTGGTTATGGCGATGTTGGTGCATATGGCGCTAAAGGCGTAGAAACCCCAAACATTGATAAGTTAGCGGCAGGCGGTGTGATGTTCACCGATGCACACTCTTCATCAGCGACTTGTACGCCATCGCGTTACTCATTACTTACCGGTGAGCATGGCTTTAGAAATGATGCCGCTATTTTACCCGGTGATGCACCACTGCTTATTCGTCCGGGTAAGAAAACCTTACCGTCTTTATTAAAACAACAGGGCTATGCGACCGCTGTTGTGGGTAAATGGCACTTAGGACTCGGTAACGGCAGCGTCGATTGGAACACTGACGTTAAACCTGGGCCACTTGAAATCGGTTTTGATTACAGTTTCTTACTGCCTGCAACCGGTGACCGAGTGCCTACCGTTTATCTTGAAAATCATAATGTGGTTAATTTAGATAAAAATGACCCTATTACCGTAAGTTACCATGAAAAAGTCGGTAATAAACCAACAGGATTGACCCACCCTGAATTACTTAAATACCCAGCGGATCTTGAGCACAGCGAAACCATCGTTAATGGTATTAGCCGCATGGGCAGTATGACTGGCGGTGAAAAAGCCCTTTGGAAAGACGAAGAGTTTGCTGATATCTTTACCGAAAAAGCGGTTAAGTTTATTCGTGCTAACAAAAATCAGCCGTTTTTCTTATTCCATTCTTACCATGATATCCATGTACCAAGAATGCCACATGAGCGCTTTAAAGGTAAAAGTTCAATGGGGCCAAGAGGAGACGCTATTGTTCAAATGGATTGGATTTCTGGTGAAATCGTAAAAGAGCTGGAGCGCTTAGGTATTGACGATAACACTATGATTGTCTTCACCAGTGATAATGGCCCTGTATTACATGATGGCTATTTTGACCAAGCTAAAGAGCTGGTTGGCGATCACAAACCGGGTGGTGTTTATCGCGGTGGTAAGTACGGTGCTTATGAAGGCGCAACTCGTGTCCCAACGATTGTTTATTGGAAAGGCAAAATCCAACCAACTGAATCAGACGCTTTGATCTCACAAATGGATCTATATGCTTCTTTTGCAAAGCTGATCAATGCACCACTTGCAGAAGGTGAGGCTCAAGATAGCCATGATTTCTTAGACGTGTTTATGGGTAAGTCCCACACCGCGCGTGAGTATCTGATTGAAGAGTCAGTAGGTACTACATCACTGCGTTACAAAAACTGGAAGTTGATTGATAAAGCCAGCAAGATCCCAGATTGGATTGCCGATAAAAAGATGGATGTAGGTTTCAGTAATGAACCACAGTTATTTGATCTATCAAAAGATCCAAGTGAGAAGAATGATATCGCTGCTGAGCACCCAGAATTGGTGAAGCAATTGCAGCAGAAGATCCAAGATATTAAGCAGAACGGGTATTAA
- a CDS encoding arylsulfatase, with protein MNLKVCSSISLMAALLLSGTSCATVSEQQTEKTAETQKPNIIYILADDMGYGDLGSYGQTKIKTPNLDQMASEGIRFTQHYAGSTVCGPSRASLLTGLHSGNSPVRGNPTWTDNRKPYDLQDSDITLGEMLKTAGYQTAVIGKWGMTEDRTFPEDKINPSMPNQQGFDYFFGFKYHRDAHYYYWDKLWENNSPYWLKENDYMNNKGVYTHDLFTNKAIDYIKQSDKTKPFFLYLAYTIPHLPMTVPDDSKAQYKDLGWPKRKMNTEGHYRNDKEGNVTYAGMVSRMDRDIGSLLKLLKQQGLDDNTLVIFASDNGHHYDNGFFDSNGPFRGKKRDLYEGGIRVPFIAKWANKIKPNTESDHISAMWDMMPTFCELSGADCPKTDGVSLVPTLIKNRKQAQHDFLYWEFNERQGPIQAVRHQNWKLVRFYEKPAELYDLSKDAGELNNVATTYPNVVKKITKMMDGARSPHPQFSLKPLKK; from the coding sequence ATGAATCTAAAAGTATGCTCATCAATTAGCCTTATGGCGGCTCTACTGCTCAGTGGCACTTCGTGTGCGACTGTTTCTGAACAACAGACGGAAAAAACCGCAGAAACCCAAAAGCCCAACATTATTTATATTTTGGCCGATGATATGGGGTATGGGGATTTAGGCTCTTACGGTCAAACTAAGATCAAAACCCCAAATCTTGATCAAATGGCATCGGAAGGTATCCGTTTTACGCAGCATTATGCTGGTTCTACCGTGTGTGGTCCGTCTCGTGCCAGTTTATTAACTGGCTTGCATTCAGGTAATAGCCCCGTTCGCGGAAACCCAACATGGACCGATAACCGTAAGCCCTATGATTTACAAGATTCAGACATCACCTTAGGTGAAATGCTAAAAACCGCGGGTTATCAAACCGCGGTAATTGGCAAATGGGGCATGACCGAAGACAGAACTTTCCCTGAAGATAAAATCAACCCAAGTATGCCCAATCAGCAAGGTTTTGATTACTTCTTCGGTTTCAAATACCACCGTGATGCCCATTATTATTATTGGGACAAACTTTGGGAAAATAACTCGCCTTATTGGTTAAAAGAAAATGATTATATGAACAATAAAGGGGTTTATACCCATGACTTGTTCACCAATAAAGCCATTGATTACATCAAACAAAGCGACAAAACCAAGCCATTCTTTTTGTATCTGGCATACACCATTCCGCATCTGCCAATGACGGTACCTGATGATTCTAAAGCCCAATATAAAGACTTAGGCTGGCCAAAGCGTAAGATGAATACCGAAGGGCATTATCGCAATGATAAAGAAGGTAATGTGACTTATGCAGGTATGGTTTCTCGAATGGATAGAGATATTGGCTCTTTGCTGAAACTGTTAAAACAGCAAGGGCTTGATGACAATACCTTAGTGATTTTTGCATCAGACAATGGCCACCACTACGACAACGGTTTCTTTGATTCTAACGGCCCTTTCCGAGGCAAGAAACGCGACTTATATGAAGGCGGCATTCGAGTGCCATTCATTGCCAAATGGGCTAATAAAATCAAGCCTAACACAGAGTCTGACCATATCTCGGCAATGTGGGACATGATGCCAACCTTCTGTGAGTTGTCTGGTGCGGATTGCCCTAAGACAGACGGTGTGTCGCTTGTTCCAACACTAATAAAAAACCGCAAACAAGCGCAGCACGATTTCCTATATTGGGAATTTAATGAACGCCAAGGACCGATTCAGGCGGTGCGTCATCAAAATTGGAAGCTGGTTCGATTCTATGAAAAGCCTGCTGAGCTTTACGATTTATCTAAAGACGCAGGTGAACTTAATAATGTCGCCACAACATACCCGAACGTAGTGAAAAAAATAACAAAAATGATGGATGGCGCGCGCAGCCCACATCCACAATTTTCTTTAAAACCATTAAAAAAATAA
- a CDS encoding MalY/PatB family protein — MTISFDHIWQRQGTDCLKWDFLDESLQADADQVLASGVSDSDFAIYAPIVEAVTKRLEHPILGYSERSERYYQSAIDWYQKRHNLTLEKEWFHTTEGILPAVAMLIELTTQEQDAVVVQTPIYHGISRVVNNLDRTLVNNQLINDNGYYRIDFDLLEKQLNSGVKAMIFCNPHNPVGRLWTRDEVSRVVELCHQYQVMLISDEVWADYNLYGKSFNSCLATNSDWHQQLAVCTSPTKTFGLTALRLANTIIKNTQLSEQLKRKLSAYGMDVFSCLSVQASIAAFEQGEAWLDEMLSYLEANMDFAADYLSTHIPKIKFQKPEASYLVWLDFRKLGLSQQQMMEKLVQEQKLLANSGENFGEAGQGFIRLNLSCPRSILEQKLQRIVKAFAS; from the coding sequence ATGACGATAAGTTTTGACCATATATGGCAACGACAAGGCACTGATTGCTTAAAGTGGGATTTTCTTGATGAAAGCCTGCAAGCTGATGCAGATCAAGTGCTCGCCAGTGGTGTTTCAGATTCTGATTTTGCGATTTATGCACCTATTGTTGAAGCGGTTACCAAGCGTCTAGAACATCCAATTTTGGGTTATTCAGAGCGCAGCGAACGTTATTATCAATCGGCCATAGACTGGTATCAAAAACGCCATAATTTAACGCTTGAGAAAGAATGGTTTCATACTACAGAGGGGATTTTACCAGCGGTGGCTATGTTGATTGAGTTAACCACTCAAGAGCAAGATGCGGTCGTGGTACAAACGCCTATATATCACGGCATTTCAAGAGTGGTGAATAATCTTGACCGCACTTTAGTAAACAATCAACTAATCAACGATAACGGTTATTATCGAATTGATTTTGACTTACTTGAGAAGCAATTAAACTCTGGCGTAAAAGCCATGATTTTCTGTAACCCTCACAACCCTGTTGGGCGTTTATGGACACGCGATGAAGTATCAAGAGTCGTGGAGCTTTGTCACCAATACCAAGTGATGCTTATCAGTGATGAAGTGTGGGCGGATTACAACTTATATGGCAAAAGCTTCAACAGTTGTTTGGCAACTAACTCTGATTGGCATCAACAACTTGCAGTGTGCACCTCGCCAACCAAGACCTTTGGTTTAACGGCATTAAGGCTTGCCAATACCATTATTAAAAACACCCAGTTATCAGAGCAGCTTAAACGTAAATTATCGGCTTATGGCATGGACGTCTTTAGTTGCTTGAGTGTACAAGCGAGTATTGCTGCTTTTGAACAAGGTGAAGCATGGCTGGATGAGATGCTGAGCTACCTAGAAGCCAATATGGATTTCGCGGCTGATTATTTAAGTACTCACATACCGAAAATCAAATTCCAAAAACCAGAGGCCAGCTATTTAGTCTGGTTAGACTTCCGTAAATTAGGACTCTCTCAGCAACAAATGATGGAAAAGTTGGTTCAAGAGCAAAAGCTATTGGCGAATTCTGGTGAAAATTTTGGTGAAGCGGGACAAGGCTTTATTCGCTTAAACCTGAGTTGTCCACGCTCAATACTCGAACAAAAACTTCAACGTATCGTAAAGGCATTTGCATCATGA
- the nhaC gene encoding Na+/H+ antiporter NhaC: MEQNKSVDVPDLASQPSKKHRPVSLMMASLPILVTFLLLVIGYGQYDLAIEPLLIISAVFAAGIAVYHGHSWLSIQRAIVHKLSDAMPSLLILLLVGGLIGAWVIGGTIPLLVYYGLAIITPEYLAITAFLVTAFVSLCTGTSWGSAGTIGVALMGVAVSLNAPVAIVAGAVVSGAYFGDKLSPLSDTTNLAPTVAGTDLYSHIRHMLWTTIPGFILSCIVFTFALQVDDSKPMVSSQEVAAILANIQQLYDLNLLLLLPPVLVLFGAIKKYPTIPVMLAACGLGCFNAFYFQGFSLDVIFQAFLNGFNGSMFPADTVINPDVAKIINRGGVASMLDVLLLVICAFSFAGALSVSGGLKVIVQHFAKGITNVFSLIGATIATTLLVVGTTADGKLALIVPAELFKDMYRDFKLNYTNLSRTIEDAGTVIEPLMPWTAAGVFMASTLNVPTLDYLPWAIQCHSGVIFALILAATGIGISTVRAKSNEPKVVNG; encoded by the coding sequence ATGGAACAAAATAAGAGTGTAGATGTGCCTGATTTGGCCTCGCAACCTTCTAAAAAACATCGTCCCGTGAGTTTGATGATGGCATCGCTGCCCATTCTGGTCACTTTTTTGTTATTAGTGATTGGCTATGGTCAGTACGATCTTGCGATTGAGCCGTTATTAATTATCTCTGCTGTATTTGCAGCAGGGATAGCGGTTTATCATGGGCACAGTTGGCTGAGTATCCAAAGAGCAATTGTTCATAAACTTTCGGATGCCATGCCATCATTACTGATTTTGTTGTTAGTGGGTGGCTTAATTGGTGCTTGGGTGATTGGTGGCACCATTCCGTTATTGGTGTATTACGGCCTAGCCATTATTACTCCTGAATATCTCGCCATCACCGCATTTTTGGTGACGGCGTTTGTATCCTTATGTACTGGCACATCATGGGGTTCAGCTGGAACCATAGGCGTGGCGTTAATGGGAGTCGCTGTCAGTCTTAATGCGCCTGTTGCGATAGTAGCTGGTGCAGTGGTATCGGGCGCTTATTTTGGTGATAAATTATCACCGCTTTCCGATACCACTAACCTTGCTCCTACGGTTGCGGGTACGGATTTGTATAGCCACATCAGGCACATGCTGTGGACTACTATACCTGGTTTCATTTTAAGCTGTATCGTCTTTACCTTTGCTCTTCAGGTTGATGATTCTAAGCCAATGGTTTCCTCTCAAGAAGTAGCGGCGATTTTAGCTAATATACAGCAGCTTTATGATTTAAACCTGCTGCTACTATTGCCACCTGTATTAGTTTTGTTTGGTGCTATTAAAAAATATCCAACCATTCCTGTGATGTTGGCGGCCTGTGGTTTAGGTTGTTTCAATGCCTTCTATTTCCAAGGTTTCAGCTTAGACGTGATCTTTCAAGCCTTCTTAAATGGCTTTAATGGCAGTATGTTCCCTGCTGATACCGTGATTAACCCTGATGTTGCAAAAATCATAAATCGTGGCGGTGTGGCATCAATGCTGGATGTACTGCTGCTTGTAATTTGTGCTTTTTCATTTGCGGGAGCCTTATCGGTATCAGGCGGCTTAAAAGTGATTGTTCAGCATTTTGCTAAAGGGATCACTAATGTCTTTAGTTTGATTGGTGCGACCATTGCCACGACCTTGCTGGTTGTGGGGACGACTGCTGATGGTAAGTTGGCTCTGATTGTGCCTGCTGAGCTATTTAAAGACATGTATCGTGACTTTAAACTTAACTACACTAACCTGTCCCGGACTATCGAAGATGCGGGTACCGTTATCGAGCCATTAATGCCTTGGACGGCTGCTGGGGTATTTATGGCATCAACTCTAAATGTACCAACCTTGGATTATTTACCTTGGGCGATCCAATGTCACAGTGGTGTCATCTTTGCCTTAATTTTAGCGGCAACAGGTATTGGGATTTCAACTGTTCGTGCTAAATCAAATGAACCCAAAGTGGTCAACGGGTAG
- a CDS encoding M20/M25/M40 family metallo-hydrolase — protein MSYKKFLPLVVALLSGHVAAHNHDSITDKAVQLREQALNHSDPYGIVESLTVEVGHRLPGTKNDERAVEWAVKKLKSFGFDKVYTEDVDIPVWHRGVEKAEITFPYPQKLVITALGGSVPTPKDGITASVVRFDSFDALKKAKKGSLKGKIAFVDELTPKHREGNGYGKNSVIRRTSASIAADKGAIGVVIRSIGTSKNRFAHTGQMSYAKGSKKIPIGALSSPDANLLATMLKKAGHVKLSMTLATEILPAGKSANVIAEIKGREKPEEVIILGAHLDSWDLGTGALDDGAGVGIVSEAARLIAAMPQKPRRTIRLVLWAAEEIGLVGSKQYVREHMAELKNIKLVSESDFGGSNIFRFDSNFASSDLHFVDNVMKVLAPLGIEKGNNTAGGGPDSWPFRMKGVPVFSLRQNGIDYFDYHHTPNDTLDKLDPKQMQQNVAAWAAVIYMAAESDVEFSHLPVKQ, from the coding sequence ATGAGCTACAAAAAATTTCTTCCATTAGTTGTTGCATTACTCAGTGGGCACGTCGCTGCTCATAATCATGATTCTATAACGGACAAGGCTGTTCAGTTACGTGAACAAGCTCTCAATCATTCTGATCCATACGGCATCGTCGAGTCACTGACTGTTGAAGTTGGGCACCGTTTACCGGGTACTAAAAATGACGAACGAGCGGTTGAGTGGGCGGTTAAAAAACTTAAGTCTTTCGGTTTTGACAAGGTATACACTGAAGACGTTGATATCCCTGTTTGGCATCGTGGTGTTGAGAAAGCTGAAATTACTTTCCCATATCCTCAAAAGCTCGTTATTACCGCACTTGGTGGCAGTGTACCAACCCCTAAAGATGGCATTACCGCGTCAGTAGTTCGCTTTGATTCTTTTGATGCACTTAAAAAAGCCAAAAAAGGCAGCTTGAAAGGCAAAATTGCGTTCGTTGATGAACTAACGCCAAAGCATCGTGAAGGTAACGGTTACGGTAAAAACTCGGTCATTCGTCGTACCAGTGCTAGCATTGCGGCGGATAAAGGTGCAATTGGTGTGGTGATCCGCTCTATCGGTACCTCAAAAAATCGTTTTGCTCATACTGGGCAAATGAGTTACGCCAAAGGCAGCAAGAAAATTCCAATCGGTGCATTGTCTTCACCTGATGCCAATCTTCTCGCTACCATGCTTAAGAAAGCGGGTCACGTTAAGCTGAGTATGACCCTAGCCACTGAGATTTTGCCTGCGGGTAAATCGGCAAATGTGATTGCTGAAATTAAAGGCCGTGAAAAGCCGGAAGAAGTGATCATTCTTGGTGCTCACCTGGATTCTTGGGATTTAGGTACCGGCGCATTAGATGATGGCGCAGGTGTGGGTATTGTCAGTGAAGCGGCAAGACTGATTGCGGCAATGCCACAAAAACCACGTCGTACTATTCGTCTTGTGCTGTGGGCGGCTGAAGAAATTGGTTTGGTTGGCTCTAAGCAATATGTACGTGAGCATATGGCTGAACTGAAAAACATTAAGCTGGTATCAGAGTCTGATTTTGGTGGCAGTAATATTTTCCGTTTCGACAGTAATTTTGCATCAAGCGATCTACATTTTGTCGATAACGTCATGAAAGTGCTTGCGCCATTAGGGATTGAAAAGGGCAACAACACTGCAGGTGGTGGGCCGGACAGCTGGCCATTTAGAATGAAAGGCGTGCCTGTATTCTCGCTACGTCAAAATGGCATCGATTATTTTGATTATCACCATACTCCAAATGATACGTTAGATAAGCTAGATCCTAAGCAGATGCAGCAAAATGTCGCAGCTTGGGCGGCGGTTATTTATATGGCTGCAGAATCTGACGTTGAATTTTCACATTTGCCAGTAAAACAATAA